A section of the Spirosoma pollinicola genome encodes:
- a CDS encoding glycosyltransferase, with the protein MAFILYFTCVFIGGYLLFNVAYFLISAIAGRLGSADDVSPSKAVDRFRRIAVLIPAYKEDAVIVGSVIANLNQTYPSDLFDLIVIADSFQPQTLEKLSRYPIQVIRVEFEQSTVQKSIIYALNSLPENVYDIVVISDADNHMAADFLERINQAFGQGWRAIQGHRVAKNTNKGVAIFDAMNEEVNNNLFRAGQRALGLSAMCTGSGMAFEPTLLKDALDQIKTVGGYDKELEMLLTINHIKVGYLQEAIIYDEKVQNVAVFNKQRTRWIAAQVYFVKAYFTIGIQQLVKGNGQAFNSMFRSLLLPRLILLTILYLLAFASLFIDNQEFKLLSLGAFGFMVISLAISIPVSLWQKLSIRDFLVLPMLIFSMFKSLLNFKKASKVFLHTPHAETSDVN; encoded by the coding sequence ATGGCTTTTATACTGTATTTCACTTGTGTATTTATAGGTGGCTACCTTTTATTCAACGTTGCTTATTTTCTTATATCGGCAATTGCCGGTCGTTTAGGCAGCGCCGACGATGTTTCTCCATCAAAGGCTGTGGATCGATTTCGCCGGATTGCGGTGCTGATTCCAGCCTATAAAGAGGATGCTGTTATTGTGGGCTCAGTAATAGCCAATTTAAACCAGACCTATCCATCGGATTTATTCGACCTGATCGTCATTGCCGATTCGTTTCAGCCACAAACACTGGAAAAGCTTTCCCGCTATCCAATACAGGTCATTCGTGTTGAATTTGAGCAGTCGACCGTTCAAAAATCCATTATATATGCTCTCAATTCGCTTCCTGAAAATGTATATGATATTGTTGTGATTTCTGACGCTGATAATCATATGGCGGCCGATTTTCTGGAGCGAATCAATCAGGCATTCGGGCAGGGATGGCGGGCTATTCAGGGACACCGGGTTGCCAAGAACACTAATAAAGGCGTAGCCATTTTCGACGCTATGAACGAAGAGGTTAACAACAATCTATTCCGGGCAGGACAGCGGGCGCTGGGGCTTTCGGCTATGTGTACAGGATCAGGCATGGCATTTGAGCCAACTTTGCTGAAAGATGCGCTGGATCAGATAAAGACAGTAGGTGGTTACGACAAAGAGCTGGAAATGCTATTGACGATAAATCACATTAAAGTTGGCTATTTGCAAGAGGCTATCATTTATGACGAAAAAGTACAGAATGTAGCGGTATTCAACAAACAGCGAACACGATGGATAGCCGCTCAAGTGTACTTCGTAAAAGCCTACTTTACAATTGGTATACAGCAACTGGTCAAGGGCAATGGACAGGCCTTCAATTCAATGTTTCGCTCGCTGTTGCTTCCCCGACTGATTTTATTGACTATTTTATATCTACTGGCATTTGCGAGCCTTTTTATTGACAATCAGGAATTTAAACTTTTAAGCTTGGGAGCATTTGGGTTTATGGTCATAAGCCTGGCCATATCAATTCCTGTCTCTTTATGGCAAAAATTATCAATACGCGACTTTTTGGTGCTACCGATGTTGATCTTCAGCATGTTTAAATCGCTGCTTAACTTTAAAAAAGCCAGCAAAGTATTTTTACATACGCCCCACGCCGAAACATCGGACGTGAACTAA
- a CDS encoding SdiA-regulated domain-containing protein, producing MNRFVIGLLVLLAGCGPSAKQTDKPETGTLDAVFKLPYQLSKPDENYTLPKELKEISGLTYYKDDQLLCVQDEEAVVYVFDTKKGNVVKDFGFGGYGDFEGIEYVNDEVYVLESNGTLFRFKPESTKIGRTKTDLPKKTEVEGLGYNPKTKRLLIAVKNGEGSSDKAVYSFDLLNRAVFKDMSLNDEQLKGAGIDPKTYKPSGIAVHPITGEWYILTSAGKRLLITSRQAKIIYSESLDPKAFRQPEGICFAPNGDLYIASEGDGKKGYILKFRYQK from the coding sequence ATGAATCGCTTTGTTATCGGATTACTAGTGTTGTTGGCAGGCTGCGGCCCCTCGGCCAAACAAACCGACAAGCCGGAAACCGGAACGCTTGATGCCGTATTTAAACTCCCTTACCAACTCAGTAAGCCTGACGAAAACTACACGCTGCCAAAAGAGTTGAAAGAAATATCGGGCTTAACCTATTATAAGGACGATCAGTTGTTGTGCGTTCAGGACGAAGAGGCTGTCGTATATGTATTCGATACAAAAAAAGGAAATGTCGTAAAGGATTTTGGCTTTGGTGGTTATGGCGATTTTGAGGGCATCGAGTATGTAAACGACGAAGTGTATGTCCTTGAAAGTAACGGTACGTTGTTCCGATTTAAACCCGAATCAACAAAAATTGGCCGGACAAAAACCGACTTACCCAAAAAAACCGAAGTAGAAGGACTTGGCTATAACCCTAAAACGAAACGACTGCTTATAGCTGTAAAAAATGGTGAAGGGTCGAGCGATAAAGCTGTTTACTCGTTCGATCTGTTGAATCGGGCTGTTTTTAAAGACATGAGCCTCAACGACGAGCAACTGAAAGGGGCGGGGATTGACCCCAAAACCTATAAACCATCGGGCATTGCCGTACATCCCATTACCGGGGAGTGGTACATCCTTACATCGGCAGGGAAACGCCTGCTTATTACCAGCCGACAAGCTAAAATTATTTATTCAGAATCGCTCGATCCAAAAGCGTTTCGACAGCCCGAAGGCATTTGTTTTGCGCCAAACGGCGATCTGTACATTGCCAGTGAGGGCGACGGGAAAAAAGGATATATTCTGAAGTTCAGGTATCAGAAATAA